A genome region from Conger conger chromosome 16, fConCon1.1, whole genome shotgun sequence includes the following:
- the LOC133114757 gene encoding uncharacterized protein LOC133114757 isoform X2 produces the protein MGILQQIGLQGQLSSAQVAKKWHNLKQRYKELRRSATGTGSDNGEVTADTWPWFSAMHEAIGGGKSINLPVLMDVAENPAHMADDASDASGSSPGSVAAACSQMIVVELEDDTLAFSPYTWTVEETVSFIRLRSENDHLFTGKRHTSKKVWRDLLQQMGLQGQVSPTQIAKKWDNLKQKYKELRRSAAGTGSDSGELTAASWPLFTAMHEAIGGGETIAENPANMPDEEVEEDDAQAFPPHAWTVEEIVRLIRLRSENDHLFSRKRHTSKKIWREILQQIGLKGQVSPTQIAKKWDNLKQRYKELRRSATGTGSDKADLPAATWQWFTAMHEAFGGEPMDLPVQMDSCAAEKPTHVVDEALDASRSSTHGSVAAACSQACVEEEEEEEEEEEEEEEEEEEEEEEEEEEEEEEDRHRFSPYPWTQVETLSLILLRSESDHLFTGRRHTAKKAWEGILQHMGLKGHVSSAQAAKKWNNLKQKYEELQRSAAGMGPVGGEATAATWPWFTAMRDAVAGDSCVAEDPARVADEASDASDSSSPGSPTYSVVCVEVEGEEEEREEEREEEEDGEEGEDEAQPGSHTQEDSEPCTSACPPSPKRRKTCQGDILQFLKEEAAKEEERFRAALESTNRFLDLFERLVNKL, from the exons GGGAATTCTTCAACAGATAGGCCTACAGGGCCAGTTGAGTTCTGCGCAGGTCGCAAAAAAGTGGCACAATCTGAAGCAAAGGTATAAG GAACTCAGACGCTCTGCTACAGGGACGGGGTCAGACAATGGAGAAGTCACAGCAGACACTTGGCCGTGGTTTAGTGCAATGCATGAGGCCATCGGTGGGGGGAAATCTATCAACCTTCCTGTCCTCATGGATGTTGCAGAAAACCCGGCACACATGGCTGATGATGCCTCAGATGCCAGTGGTTCATCTCCTGGATCTGTGGCGGCCGCCTGTAGCCAGATGATTGTGGTCGAGCTGGAGGATGACACACTGGCCTTTTCTCCATACACTT GGACAGTTGAGGAAACAGTCAGCTTTATTCGACTGAGGTCTGAAAATGATCACCTCTTCACGGGGAAGAGGCATACATCCAAAAAAGTTTGGCG GGACCTTCTTCAGCAGATGGGCCTTCAGGGCCAAGTGAGCCCCACACAAATTGCTAAAAAGTGGGACAATCTGAAGCAAAAGTATAAG GAACTCCGACGCTCTGCTGCAGGCACGGGGTCAGACAGTGGAGAGCTCACTGCAGCCTCTTGGCCGTTGTTTACTGCAATGCACGAGGCCATCGGCGGGGGGGAAACTATTGCAGAAAACCCGGCAAATATGCCTGatgaggaggtggaggaagaCGACGCACAGGCCTTTCCTCCTCACGCTT GGACAGTTGAGGAAATAGTCAGACTCATTCGACTGAGGTCTGAAAATGATCATCTCTTCTCAAGGAAGAGGCATACATCCAAAAAGATTTGGCG GGAAATTCTTCAACAGATCGGCCTGAAGGGCCAGGTGAGCCCCACACAAATTGCAAAAAAGTGGGACAATCTGAAGCAAAGGTATAAG GAACTCCGACGCTCTGCTACAGGGACGGGGTCAGACAAGGCAGATCTCCCAGCAGCCACTTGGCAGTGGTTTACTGCAATGCACGAGGCCTTCGGGGGAGAACCTATGGATCTTCCTGTCCAGATGGACTCGTGTGCAGCAGAAAAGCCGACACATGTGGTTGATGAGGCCTTGGATGCCAGTCGCTCATCCACTCATGGATCCGTGGCGGCCGCTTGTAGTCAGGcctgtgtggaggaggaggaggaggaggaggaggaggaagaggaggaggaggaagaagaagaagaagaagaagaagaagaagaggaggaagaggaggaagaggacaggCATCGTTTTTCTCCTTACCCTT GGACACAGGTGGAAACTCTCAGCCTAATTCTGCTGAGGTCTGAAAGTGATCACCTCTTCACGGGGAGGAGGCATACGGCCAAAAAAGCTTGGGA GGGAATTCTTCAACATATGGGCCTAAAGGGCCACGTGAGCTCTGCACAAGCTGCAAAGAAGTGGAACAATCTGAAGCAAAAGTATGAG GAACTCCAACGCTCTGCTGCCGGAATGGGGCCAGTCGGGGGAGAGGCCACAGCAGCCACTTGGCCGTGGTTCACTGCAATGCGTGACGCTGTCGCCGGTGACTCGTGTGTCGCAGAAGACCCAGCACGTGTGGCTGATGAGGCCTCAGATGCCAGTGACTCATCTTCTCCTGGATCGCCCACttatagtgtggtgtgtgtggaggtggagggggaggaggaggagagggaagaggagagggaggaggaggaggatggagaGGAGGGTGAAGATGAGGCACAGCCTGGAAGCCACACACAGGAGGACAGTGAGCCATGCACCTCTGCCTGTCCCCCATCCCCCAAAAGGAGAAAGACCTGTCAGGGAGACATTCTCCAGTTCCTGAAGGAGGAGGCCGCCAAAGAGGAAGAGCGTTTCAGGGCCGCTCTGGAGAGCACAAATAGATTCCTGGACCTTTTCGAGAGATTGGTCAACAAACTGTAA
- the LOC133114757 gene encoding uncharacterized protein LOC133114757 isoform X1 produces the protein MEGIQAYKWTDEETASLIRLKSENRLLTGKKHTKKKAWEGILQQIGLQGQLSSAQVAKKWHNLKQRYKELRRSATGTGSDNGEVTADTWPWFSAMHEAIGGGKSINLPVLMDVAENPAHMADDASDASGSSPGSVAAACSQMIVVELEDDTLAFSPYTWTVEETVSFIRLRSENDHLFTGKRHTSKKVWRDLLQQMGLQGQVSPTQIAKKWDNLKQKYKELRRSAAGTGSDSGELTAASWPLFTAMHEAIGGGETIAENPANMPDEEVEEDDAQAFPPHAWTVEEIVRLIRLRSENDHLFSRKRHTSKKIWREILQQIGLKGQVSPTQIAKKWDNLKQRYKELRRSATGTGSDKADLPAATWQWFTAMHEAFGGEPMDLPVQMDSCAAEKPTHVVDEALDASRSSTHGSVAAACSQACVEEEEEEEEEEEEEEEEEEEEEEEEEEEEEEEDRHRFSPYPWTQVETLSLILLRSESDHLFTGRRHTAKKAWEGILQHMGLKGHVSSAQAAKKWNNLKQKYEELQRSAAGMGPVGGEATAATWPWFTAMRDAVAGDSCVAEDPARVADEASDASDSSSPGSPTYSVVCVEVEGEEEEREEEREEEEDGEEGEDEAQPGSHTQEDSEPCTSACPPSPKRRKTCQGDILQFLKEEAAKEEERFRAALESTNRFLDLFERLVNKL, from the exons GGGAATTCTTCAACAGATAGGCCTACAGGGCCAGTTGAGTTCTGCGCAGGTCGCAAAAAAGTGGCACAATCTGAAGCAAAGGTATAAG GAACTCAGACGCTCTGCTACAGGGACGGGGTCAGACAATGGAGAAGTCACAGCAGACACTTGGCCGTGGTTTAGTGCAATGCATGAGGCCATCGGTGGGGGGAAATCTATCAACCTTCCTGTCCTCATGGATGTTGCAGAAAACCCGGCACACATGGCTGATGATGCCTCAGATGCCAGTGGTTCATCTCCTGGATCTGTGGCGGCCGCCTGTAGCCAGATGATTGTGGTCGAGCTGGAGGATGACACACTGGCCTTTTCTCCATACACTT GGACAGTTGAGGAAACAGTCAGCTTTATTCGACTGAGGTCTGAAAATGATCACCTCTTCACGGGGAAGAGGCATACATCCAAAAAAGTTTGGCG GGACCTTCTTCAGCAGATGGGCCTTCAGGGCCAAGTGAGCCCCACACAAATTGCTAAAAAGTGGGACAATCTGAAGCAAAAGTATAAG GAACTCCGACGCTCTGCTGCAGGCACGGGGTCAGACAGTGGAGAGCTCACTGCAGCCTCTTGGCCGTTGTTTACTGCAATGCACGAGGCCATCGGCGGGGGGGAAACTATTGCAGAAAACCCGGCAAATATGCCTGatgaggaggtggaggaagaCGACGCACAGGCCTTTCCTCCTCACGCTT GGACAGTTGAGGAAATAGTCAGACTCATTCGACTGAGGTCTGAAAATGATCATCTCTTCTCAAGGAAGAGGCATACATCCAAAAAGATTTGGCG GGAAATTCTTCAACAGATCGGCCTGAAGGGCCAGGTGAGCCCCACACAAATTGCAAAAAAGTGGGACAATCTGAAGCAAAGGTATAAG GAACTCCGACGCTCTGCTACAGGGACGGGGTCAGACAAGGCAGATCTCCCAGCAGCCACTTGGCAGTGGTTTACTGCAATGCACGAGGCCTTCGGGGGAGAACCTATGGATCTTCCTGTCCAGATGGACTCGTGTGCAGCAGAAAAGCCGACACATGTGGTTGATGAGGCCTTGGATGCCAGTCGCTCATCCACTCATGGATCCGTGGCGGCCGCTTGTAGTCAGGcctgtgtggaggaggaggaggaggaggaggaggaggaagaggaggaggaggaagaagaagaagaagaagaagaagaagaagaggaggaagaggaggaagaggacaggCATCGTTTTTCTCCTTACCCTT GGACACAGGTGGAAACTCTCAGCCTAATTCTGCTGAGGTCTGAAAGTGATCACCTCTTCACGGGGAGGAGGCATACGGCCAAAAAAGCTTGGGA GGGAATTCTTCAACATATGGGCCTAAAGGGCCACGTGAGCTCTGCACAAGCTGCAAAGAAGTGGAACAATCTGAAGCAAAAGTATGAG GAACTCCAACGCTCTGCTGCCGGAATGGGGCCAGTCGGGGGAGAGGCCACAGCAGCCACTTGGCCGTGGTTCACTGCAATGCGTGACGCTGTCGCCGGTGACTCGTGTGTCGCAGAAGACCCAGCACGTGTGGCTGATGAGGCCTCAGATGCCAGTGACTCATCTTCTCCTGGATCGCCCACttatagtgtggtgtgtgtggaggtggagggggaggaggaggagagggaagaggagagggaggaggaggaggatggagaGGAGGGTGAAGATGAGGCACAGCCTGGAAGCCACACACAGGAGGACAGTGAGCCATGCACCTCTGCCTGTCCCCCATCCCCCAAAAGGAGAAAGACCTGTCAGGGAGACATTCTCCAGTTCCTGAAGGAGGAGGCCGCCAAAGAGGAAGAGCGTTTCAGGGCCGCTCTGGAGAGCACAAATAGATTCCTGGACCTTTTCGAGAGATTGGTCAACAAACTGTAA